One Pseudomonas brassicacearum genomic region harbors:
- a CDS encoding DUF2970 domain-containing protein, with the protein MDDPVDNKPPTLWQMMHSVLAAAFGVQSGKNRARDFTHGKPSHFVILGIAFTVIFALTLFGIVKLVVHLAGL; encoded by the coding sequence ATGGACGATCCAGTCGACAACAAGCCGCCCACCCTGTGGCAGATGATGCACAGCGTGCTGGCCGCCGCTTTCGGCGTGCAAAGTGGCAAGAACCGCGCCCGTGATTTCACCCACGGCAAACCCAGTCACTTCGTGATATTGGGCATCGCGTTCACGGTGATATTCGCCCTGACGCTGTTTGGCATCGTCAAGTTGGTGGTGCATTTGGCGGGGTTGTAA
- the metH gene encoding methionine synthase has protein sequence MSDRSARLYLLQQALKERILILDGGMGTMIQSYKLEEQDYRGKRFADWPSDVKGNNDLLVLSRPDVIGAIEKAYLDAGADILETNTFNATQVSQADYGMQALAYELNLEGARLARKVADAKTLETPDKPRFVAGVLGPTSRTCSLSPDVNNPGYRNVTFDELVENYTEATKGLIEGGADLILIETIFDTLNAKAAIFAVQGVYEELGVELPIMISGTITDASGRTLSGQTTEAFWNSVAHAKPISVGLNCALGASELRPYLEELSNKANTHVSAHPNAGLPNEFGEYDELPAETAKVIEEFAQSGFLNIVGGCCGTTPAHIEAIAKAVAGYAPRPIPEIPRACRLSGLEPFTIDRNSLFVNVGERTNITGSAKFARLIREDNYTEALEVALQQVEAGAQVIDINMDEGMLDSKKAMVTFLNLIAGEPDISRVPIMIDSSKWEVIEAGLKCIQGKGIVNSISMKEGVEQFIYHAKLCKRYGAAVVVMAFDEAGQADTEARKKEICKRSYDILVNEVGFPPEDIIFDPNIFAVATGIEEHNNYAVDFINACAYIRDELPYALTSGGVSNVSFSFRGNNPVREAIHSVFLLYAIRAGLTMGIVNAGQLEIYDQIPAELRDAVEDVILNRTPEGTDALLAIADKYKGDGSVKEAETEEWRGWEVNKRLEHALVKGITTHIVEDTEESRQSFTRPIEVIEGPLMAGMNIVGDLFGAGKMFLPQVVKSARVMKQAVAHLIPFIEAEKGDKPEAKGKILMATVKGDVHDIGKNIVGVVLGCNGYDIVDLGVMVPAEKILQVAKEQKCDIIGLSGLITPSLDEMVHVAREMQRQDFHLPLMIGGATTSKAHTAVKIEPKYNNDAVIYVTDASRAVGVATQLLSKELKPAFVEKTRQEYVDVRERTSNRSARTERLSYPAAVAKKPQFDWSSYQPVKPTFTGARVLDDIDLNVLAEYIDWTPFFISWDLAGKYPRILTDEVVGEAATALYADARAMLRKLIDEKLISARAVFGFWPANQVHDDDLEVYGDDGKPLARLHHLRQQIIKTDGKPNFSLADFVAPKDSGVTDYVGGFITTAGIGAEEVAKAYQEAGDDYNSIMVKALADRLAEACAEWLHQQVRKNYWGYAQDESLDNDALIKEQYTGIRPAPGYPACPDHTEKATLFRLLDPEASELKAGRSGVFLTEHYAMFPAAAVSGWYFAHPQAQYFAVGKIDKDQVQSYTARKGQELSVTERWLSPNLGYDN, from the coding sequence ATGTCCGATCGCAGCGCTCGCCTTTATCTTCTCCAGCAGGCTCTCAAGGAACGCATCCTGATCCTCGACGGCGGCATGGGCACGATGATCCAGAGCTACAAGCTCGAGGAGCAGGACTACCGTGGCAAGCGCTTTGCCGACTGGCCGAGCGACGTCAAGGGCAACAACGACCTGCTGGTGCTGAGCCGCCCGGACGTGATCGGCGCCATTGAAAAAGCCTACCTGGATGCCGGCGCCGACATCCTGGAAACCAACACCTTCAACGCCACCCAAGTGTCCCAGGCCGACTACGGCATGCAGGCCCTGGCCTACGAGCTGAACCTGGAAGGCGCGCGCCTGGCCCGCAAAGTGGCCGACGCCAAGACCCTGGAAACCCCGGACAAACCGCGTTTCGTCGCCGGTGTGCTCGGCCCGACCAGCCGCACCTGCTCGCTGTCGCCGGACGTGAACAACCCCGGCTACCGCAACGTGACCTTCGATGAATTGGTGGAGAACTACACCGAGGCCACCAAGGGCCTGATCGAAGGCGGCGCCGACCTGATCCTGATCGAAACCATTTTCGACACGCTGAACGCCAAGGCGGCGATTTTCGCCGTGCAGGGGGTCTACGAAGAGCTGGGTGTCGAACTGCCGATCATGATCTCCGGCACCATCACCGATGCCTCCGGCCGCACCCTCTCCGGCCAGACCACCGAAGCCTTCTGGAACTCCGTGGCCCACGCCAAGCCGATTTCCGTGGGTTTGAACTGCGCCCTCGGCGCCAGCGAACTGCGCCCGTACCTGGAAGAGCTGTCGAACAAGGCCAACACCCACGTCTCGGCCCACCCGAACGCCGGCCTGCCCAACGAATTCGGTGAATACGACGAATTGCCGGCCGAGACCGCCAAAGTCATCGAGGAATTCGCCCAGAGCGGCTTCCTGAACATCGTCGGCGGTTGCTGCGGCACCACCCCGGCGCACATTGAAGCCATCGCCAAGGCCGTTGCTGGCTATGCGCCGCGGCCTATTCCAGAGATTCCCCGGGCCTGCCGCCTGTCGGGCCTGGAACCGTTCACCATCGATCGCAACTCCTTGTTCGTCAACGTCGGCGAACGGACCAACATCACCGGCTCCGCCAAGTTCGCCCGGTTGATCCGCGAAGACAACTACACCGAAGCCCTGGAAGTGGCCCTGCAGCAGGTCGAGGCCGGCGCCCAGGTGATCGACATCAACATGGACGAGGGCATGCTCGATTCGAAGAAGGCCATGGTGACCTTCCTCAATCTGATCGCCGGCGAACCGGACATCTCCCGAGTGCCGATCATGATCGACTCCTCGAAATGGGAAGTGATCGAAGCCGGCCTCAAGTGCATCCAGGGCAAGGGCATCGTCAACTCCATCAGCATGAAGGAAGGTGTCGAGCAGTTCATCTATCACGCCAAACTGTGCAAACGCTACGGCGCCGCCGTGGTGGTGATGGCCTTCGACGAAGCCGGCCAGGCCGACACCGAGGCGCGCAAGAAAGAAATCTGCAAGCGCTCCTATGACATCCTGGTCAATGAAGTTGGCTTCCCGCCGGAAGACATCATCTTCGACCCGAACATCTTCGCCGTCGCCACCGGCATCGAAGAGCACAACAACTATGCCGTGGACTTCATCAACGCCTGCGCCTACATCCGCGACGAACTGCCCTACGCGCTGACCTCCGGCGGCGTGTCCAACGTGTCGTTCTCGTTCCGTGGCAACAACCCGGTGCGCGAGGCGATCCACTCGGTGTTCCTGCTGTATGCGATCCGCGCGGGCCTGACCATGGGTATCGTCAACGCCGGCCAGCTGGAGATCTACGACCAGATCCCGGCGGAACTGCGCGACGCCGTGGAAGACGTGATCCTCAACCGTACCCCCGAAGGCACCGACGCCCTCCTCGCCATCGCCGACAAGTACAAGGGCGACGGCAGCGTCAAGGAAGCGGAAACCGAGGAATGGCGCGGCTGGGAAGTCAACAAGCGCCTGGAACATGCCCTGGTCAAGGGCATCACCACCCACATCGTCGAAGACACCGAAGAGTCGCGCCAGTCCTTCACCCGGCCCATCGAAGTCATTGAAGGCCCGCTGATGGCCGGCATGAACATCGTCGGCGACCTGTTTGGTGCCGGTAAAATGTTCCTGCCCCAAGTGGTCAAGTCCGCCCGTGTAATGAAGCAGGCCGTGGCCCACCTGATTCCGTTCATCGAGGCGGAAAAAGGCGACAAGCCGGAAGCCAAGGGCAAGATCCTGATGGCTACGGTCAAGGGCGACGTCCATGACATCGGCAAGAACATCGTTGGCGTGGTGCTGGGTTGCAACGGCTATGACATTGTCGACCTGGGCGTGATGGTGCCGGCGGAGAAGATCCTGCAGGTGGCCAAGGAGCAGAAGTGCGACATCATCGGCCTGTCCGGCCTGATCACCCCATCCCTGGATGAGATGGTGCATGTGGCGCGCGAGATGCAGCGCCAGGATTTCCACCTGCCATTGATGATCGGTGGCGCGACGACTTCCAAGGCCCACACGGCGGTAAAAATCGAACCCAAGTACAACAATGACGCGGTGATCTACGTCACCGACGCCTCCCGCGCCGTGGGCGTGGCCACGCAATTGCTGTCCAAGGAACTCAAGCCGGCGTTCGTCGAGAAAACCCGCCAGGAATACGTGGACGTGCGCGAGCGTACGTCCAACCGCAGCGCCCGCACCGAGCGCCTGAGCTACCCGGCGGCCGTGGCCAAGAAGCCGCAGTTCGACTGGAGCAGCTACCAGCCGGTCAAGCCGACCTTCACTGGCGCGCGGGTCCTGGACGACATCGACCTCAACGTCCTGGCCGAATACATCGACTGGACGCCGTTCTTCATTTCCTGGGACCTGGCCGGCAAGTATCCGCGCATCCTCACCGACGAAGTGGTCGGGGAAGCCGCCACCGCGCTGTACGCCGATGCCCGGGCGATGCTGCGCAAGCTGATCGACGAAAAACTCATCAGCGCCCGCGCCGTGTTCGGCTTCTGGCCGGCCAACCAGGTGCATGACGACGACCTGGAAGTCTACGGTGACGACGGCAAGCCGCTGGCGCGCCTGCATCACCTGCGCCAACAGATCATCAAGACCGACGGCAAGCCCAACTTCTCCCTGGCCGACTTCGTCGCGCCGAAGGACAGTGGCGTGACTGACTACGTCGGCGGCTTCATCACCACCGCCGGCATCGGCGCTGAAGAAGTTGCCAAGGCCTATCAAGAGGCCGGCGACGACTACAACTCGATCATGGTCAAGGCCCTCGCCGACCGCCTGGCCGAGGCCTGCGCCGAATGGTTGCATCAGCAGGTGCGCAAAAACTATTGGGGCTACGCCCAGGACGAGAGCCTGGACAACGACGCCCTGATCAAAGAGCAATACACCGGTATCCGCCCTGCCCCCGGTTACCCGGCCTGCCCGGACCACACCGAGAAAGCCACCCTGTTCCGCCTGCTCGACCCCGAGGCCAGCGAACTGAAGGCCGGACGCAGCGGCGTGTTCCTCACCGAGCACTACGCGATGTTCCCAGCGGCGGCGGTCAGCGGCTGGTACTTCGCCCATCCCCAGGCGCAATACTTTGCCGTGGGCAAGATCGATAAGGACCAGGTGCAGAGCTACACGGCGCGTAAAGGCCAGGAGTTGAGTGTGACGGAGCGTTGGTTGTCGCCGAACCTGGGCTACGACAACTAA